The Haploplasma axanthum region CCAGCAGTTGATATTCCAAACTTATCAGCAATGTTTTTAACTAAAACTGTAATATATCCTGAACCAAAAACCCCAAAGATAATTGAGGGAATTGCTGCTAAAACTTCAACGACTGTTGTTAATGTTTTACCTATTACTTTAGGTGCTATTTTAGCGATAAAAAGGGCTGTTAACACACTAATTGGAACACTAATTAATACTGATAAAAAAACAACATACAACGTATTTATAATTATAAATCCTATTTGATAGTTTGTTTGACTATAACTAGTTCCTCTTATAAATTTTAAAAAATCAACTCTATTATCACCATATACATTAGTAAATGGTCTAATACCATGACTTGCGATTTGCCAAATAATTAAAATGATTATAGAAGCGGATAAAACAGTCGCGAGTAATAAGATACTCTTGACTGTTATATTCATTATTTTATTTATTTTTACATTTTTACTTTCAACGTTCATCTAATAACCTCTAACCAATTTTTTAATTCGCCTTGATAAATTTGTTTTAATACTTGGCTAGTAATATTATCTAATGGATTTTTCACATTTACTGCTGCAACTACTGCATCCCATGCTAATTGTCCAAATGTACCTTCAACTCCCGCTTCTGTGTCTTTAAAGGCACGTGAGGCAAATCCAATATGTAATGCCGAATCACTATCTTTTCCACTACCTTGAGTATTCTTATAAGCATCGCCTGAACCACTATGACTATGTTCTGCTTTAAAGTTACCTGCTTTAGCACTAAAGTCTTTACTTAATTCTTTAGCTATTGATTCAACTGATGTTGATCCACCAAAGATTACTGTTACATCTTTATTATCTTTGTTTGCAACAGGGTATTCTGATTTAATACTTTCCCATGTTGGTGCCGCAGGATTAACATCAATTATTCCACCTTTTGATTTAATAATTAATTCTGCATCTTTTGTTCCCATATATGCTACAAATGCTTTTGCTAATTTATCTGCATCTGTTACATCATTACTTGTAACAATATACATGAATGGTCTTTTAAGTCCATATGTGTTATTTAATACGTTTGCTTCATTAGCTTCTACACCATTGAATTTTAAACCTTTTAGTCCAGATGTTGCTAAACTTGTTAATGAAATATAGCCAATACCTTTATCATCATTTTTAAGTTTAGTAATCATATCACCATTACCATCAGTAATTAAAACACCTTTAACTAGTATTTCATCATCTTTAATTGCATCTGCAAAATCAATTGCTGTAAAGAATGCGTCTCTTGTTCCTGATGCTGTATCTCTTGTATAAACTTTAACTTCACCATTAAATACTTCTTTTTCAACTACATCAGCCCATTTTGCTGTATCACCTTTATAAACTTCTTTAGCTTGTTCTGGAGTAATTGAATTTAATTTGTTTTTTGAATTAACAACAATAACTACTGCGTCAAATGCTAATTGACCAAAAGTTCCAACAGCCCCTGCTTCATCTGCTTTAAATCCACGTGAAGCAAATCCAATGTGTAATGCTGAATCGCCATCTTTTCCACTACCTTGAGTATTCTTATAAGCATCACCTGAACCTGTATGTTTATGTTCTGCTTTAAAGTTACCAGCTTTTGAACTAAAATCTTTACTTAATTCTTTAGCTATTGATTCAACTGATGTTGATCCACCAAAGATTACTGTTACATCTTTATTATCTTTGTTTGCAACTGTATGTTGTGATTTAATACTTTCCCATGTTGGTGCATTTGCATCTACTTCAATAATTCCACCTTTTGATTTAATAATTGTTTCTGCATCTTTCGTTCCCATATAAGCAACGAATGCTTTTGCTAATTTGTCAGCATCTGTTGTATCATTACTTGTAACAATGTAATTAAAAGGTCTTTTCAGTGCATATGATCCATTTAAGACATTTTGTTCTGTAGCTTCAACACCGTTAAATTTCAAGCCTTTTAATTCTGATGTTGCTAAACTTGTTAATGAAATATAACCAATACCATTTTCATCATTTTTGATTTTTGAAATCATATCGCCATTACCATCAACAATTAAAACACCATTAACTAATTTTTGATCATCTTTGATTGCATCTGTAAAATCAATTGCTGTGAAGAATGCATCTCTTGTTCCTGATGCTGTATCTCTTGTATAAACTGTTATTTTATCATCTTTAGGGCTATTATCATTTGTACATGCCACTAAAGTAACTCCCAATAATACTGTAAATAAAATCGCAAATATTTTTCTCATCTGAAATTACCTCACTTTCACATATATTATAATTTTTATTTTTTTTTGAAACTATCATGTTGTGTAAGTAGTTTGTAAAAATCATGTAAAGGTTTTCATTAACTATTCTAAAAAAAACGATCAAATCAATTAAGATTCAATCGTTATTTTCTTATTTACTGTTTTTATTTTCATTCTTTTTTAAATCATTTATATGTTTTTCAACAAATCGTACTGCTTCATCAAATGATTTAACATCAATTTGTTTTACTCCTAATAATTCCCAATAACTAACTTTGTTATCATCATATCCAAATGATGGCCATGAAGATAACATTTCTTCAATTATGAAGAATATTCCTTCATGTTCATATGGTTTAATTCGATATATTGATTCTTCATCATAATAGAATGTTGGATCATTATATTTTTCTTTATTATTTTCATAATATGCTTGAATATATTCATAGTTCTTCTTCATATCAGTATTTGCATTAGTATCAATATCATTAAATCTTAGTTTATAAAAATCAGCATGTCTTACTGCAAAAGCAATTTTTTCAGAATCACCAACTATTTTATATGCAATTAAAAATTTGAATGTTTTTCCTTTAACATAAATAATTTCATCACTTTCATATTCTCGATTATCAATACTTAAAATAATTCTTTTATCAATAACTTCGTAATTATTA contains the following coding sequences:
- the pstC gene encoding phosphate ABC transporter permease subunit PstC, which produces MNVESKNVKINKIMNITVKSILLLATVLSASIIILIIWQIASHGIRPFTNVYGDNRVDFLKFIRGTSYSQTNYQIGFIIINTLYVVFLSVLISVPISVLTALFIAKIAPKVIGKTLTTVVEVLAAIPSIIFGVFGSGYITVLVKNIADKFGISTAGGLSVLSSVIVLTMMILPTITMLSITAIKSVPSNIEEGSLALGTSKTQTMFNITLKAAVPGIFAGIILGVGRALGEATAISLVAGNIPSGPSFSLFDPTRTLTSTILMGFKETEGLDYDIRFSIGLVLITIILLVNFILNYVRKRISSKYEN
- a CDS encoding substrate-binding domain-containing protein, encoding MRKIFAILFTVLLGVTLVACTNDNSPKDDKITVYTRDTASGTRDAFFTAIDFTDAIKDDQKLVNGVLIVDGNGDMISKIKNDENGIGYISLTSLATSELKGLKFNGVEATEQNVLNGSYALKRPFNYIVTSNDTTDADKLAKAFVAYMGTKDAETIIKSKGGIIEVDANAPTWESIKSQHTVANKDNKDVTVIFGGSTSVESIAKELSKDFSSKAGNFKAEHKHTGSGDAYKNTQGSGKDGDSALHIGFASRGFKADEAGAVGTFGQLAFDAVVIVVNSKNKLNSITPEQAKEVYKGDTAKWADVVEKEVFNGEVKVYTRDTASGTRDAFFTAIDFADAIKDDEILVKGVLITDGNGDMITKLKNDDKGIGYISLTSLATSGLKGLKFNGVEANEANVLNNTYGLKRPFMYIVTSNDVTDADKLAKAFVAYMGTKDAELIIKSKGGIIDVNPAAPTWESIKSEYPVANKDNKDVTVIFGGSTSVESIAKELSKDFSAKAGNFKAEHSHSGSGDAYKNTQGSGKDSDSALHIGFASRAFKDTEAGVEGTFGQLAWDAVVAAVNVKNPLDNITSQVLKQIYQGELKNWLEVIR